The Pan troglodytes isolate AG18354 chromosome 17, NHGRI_mPanTro3-v2.0_pri, whole genome shotgun sequence genome includes a region encoding these proteins:
- the SERPINB12 gene encoding serpin B12, whose translation MDSLVTANTKFCFDLFQEISKDDRHKNIFFSPLSLSAALGMVRLGARSDSAHQIDEVLHFNEFSQNESKEPDPCLKSNKQKVLADSTLEGQKKTTEPLDQQAGSLNNESGLVSCYFGQLLSKLDRIKTDYTLSIANRLYGGQEFPICQEYLDGVIQFYHTTIESVDFQKNPEKSRQEINFWVECQSQGKIKELFSKDAINAETVLVLVNAVYFKAKWETYFDHENTVDAPFCLNANENKSVKMMTQKGLYRIGFIEEVKAQILEMRYTKGKLSMFVLLPSHSKDNLKGLEELERKITYEKMVAWSSSENMSEESVVLSFPRFTLEDSYDLNSILQDMGITDIFDETRADLTGISPSPNLYLSKIIHKTFVEVDENGTQAAAATGAVVSERSLRSWVEFNANHPFLFFIRHNKTQTILFYGRVCSP comes from the exons ATGGACTCTCTTGTTACAGCAAACACCAAATTTTGCTTTGATCTTTTTCAAGAGATAAGCAAAGATGATCgtcataaaaacatatttttctctccCCTGAGCCTCTCAGCTGCCCTTGGTATGGTACGCTTGGGCGCTAGAAGTGACAGTGCACATCAGATTGATGAG GTACTACACTTCAACGAATTTTCCCAGAATGAAAGCAAAGAACCTGACCCTTGTCtgaaaagcaacaaacaaaaagtgCTGGCTGACAGCACTCTGGAGGGGCAGAAAAAAACGACAGAGCCTCTGGATCAGCAG GCTGGGTCCTTAAACAATGAGAGCGGACTGGTCAGCTGCTACTTTGGGCAGCTTCTCTCCAAATTAGACAGGATCAAGACTGATTACACACTGAGTATTGCCAACAGGCTTTATGGAGGGCAGGAATTCCCAATCTGTCAG GAATACTTAGATGGTGTGATTCAATTTTACCACACGACGATTGAAAGTGTTGATTTCCAAAAAAACCCCGAAAAATCCAGACAAGAGATTAACTTCTGGGTTGAATGTCAATCCCAAG GTAAAATCAAGGAACTCTTCAGCAAGGACGCTATTAATGCTGAGACTGTGCTGGTACTGGTGAATGCTGTTTACTTCAAGGCCAAATGGGAAACGTATTTTGACCATGAAAACACTGTGGATGCACCTTTCTGTCTAAATGCG AATGAAAACAAGAGTGTGAAGATGATGACGCAAAAAGGCCTCTACAGAATTGGCTTCATAGAGGAGGTGAAGGCACAGATCCTGGAAATGAGGTACACCAAGGGGAAGCTCAGCATGTTCGTGCTGCTGCCATCTCACTCTAAAGATAACCTGAAGGGTCTGGAAGAG CTTGAAAGGAAAATCACCTATGAAAAAATGGTGGCCTGGAGCAGCTCAGAAAACATGTCAGAAGAATCGGTGGTCCTGTCCTTCCCCCGGTTCACCCTGGAAGACAGCTATGATCTCAATTCCATTTTACAAGACATGGGCATTACGGATATCTTTGATGAAACGAGGGCTGATCTTACTGGAATCTCTCCAAGTCCCAATTTGTACTTGTCAAAAATTATCCACAAAACCTTTGTGGAGGTGGATGAAAACGGCACCCAGGCAGCTGCAGCCACTGGGGCTGTTGTCTCGGAAAGGTCACTACGATCTTGGGTGGAGTTTAATGCCAACcacccttttctctttttcattagaCACAACAAAACCCAAACCATTCTCTTTTATGGCAGGGTCTGCTCTCCTTAA